Proteins encoded together in one Candidatus Hydrogenedentota bacterium window:
- a CDS encoding NTP transferase domain-containing protein — protein sequence MGTIQRAAVVMAGGTGERFWPLSRKDRPKQLLNLTSRDRSMLDEAIARVTPLIPAEHVYVITGEHLAGPIRDAGVAIPGENILAEPAKRNTSGALAYAAAALLARYGGDGSNISLAVTTADHDIGEPEVFRRTVNAAMTAAERDAVLVTLGVVPTRPETGYGYIQIERDGTGKLVQQIMLSAVRAFHEKPSKERAEDFIAEGNYFWNSGMFFWRISTFLSELDAARPELSKAVRDMVEAMRADDAAKVRTLFESLDDISIDYALMEHAKRVAMARAEFPWDDVGAWTALDRSYSKDERGNVTVGDPIVVDSENCIVYNDAGPATMAVGVVGAEDLVVVVTNDAVLVIPKDRAQDVRHAVQELKKRNATQL from the coding sequence ATGGGTACAATTCAACGCGCCGCTGTCGTCATGGCGGGCGGTACGGGTGAGCGCTTTTGGCCGTTATCGCGCAAAGACCGACCGAAGCAATTGCTCAACCTGACGAGCCGCGACCGATCGATGCTTGACGAAGCGATCGCGCGGGTTACTCCGTTGATTCCCGCGGAGCACGTGTACGTCATCACCGGCGAACATCTGGCCGGTCCGATTCGCGACGCCGGCGTCGCGATTCCGGGCGAAAACATTCTCGCCGAGCCGGCGAAGCGAAACACGTCCGGCGCGCTCGCCTACGCCGCGGCCGCGTTGTTGGCGCGCTACGGCGGCGATGGATCGAACATCTCGCTCGCGGTAACCACCGCGGATCACGACATCGGCGAGCCAGAGGTGTTTCGACGCACGGTGAATGCGGCGATGACCGCCGCGGAGCGCGACGCCGTATTGGTGACCCTTGGCGTGGTCCCAACGCGACCGGAGACCGGCTATGGTTACATCCAAATCGAGCGTGACGGCACCGGCAAGCTGGTGCAACAAATCATGCTGAGCGCGGTTCGTGCGTTTCACGAGAAGCCAAGTAAAGAGCGCGCGGAGGATTTCATCGCCGAAGGCAATTACTTCTGGAACAGCGGGATGTTCTTCTGGCGTATCTCGACGTTTCTGTCCGAGCTCGACGCCGCGAGACCGGAACTGTCGAAAGCCGTGCGCGACATGGTCGAGGCCATGCGCGCGGACGACGCCGCGAAGGTGCGCACGCTGTTCGAGTCGCTCGACGATATCTCGATCGACTACGCGCTTATGGAACACGCGAAACGCGTCGCGATGGCCCGCGCGGAATTTCCGTGGGACGACGTAGGCGCCTGGACCGCGCTGGATCGGTCTTACTCGAAAGACGAACGCGGAAACGTGACCGTCGGCGATCCGATCGTCGTTGATTCGGAAAACTGTATTGTCTACAACGACGCCGGCCCCGCTACAATGGCCGTTGGCGTCGTCGGTGCGGAAGACCTTGTCGTTGTCGTCACGAACGATGCCGTCCTCGTCATCCCCAAAGATCGCGCCCAAGACGTCCGCCACGCCGTACAGGAGCTGAAGAAGCGCAACGCGACGCAGTTGTAG
- a CDS encoding SBBP repeat-containing protein produces the protein MLYRGHSLTMMFWTVLAVYVSPSALAGTPSELAWSTYFGSPNHTETWDTAVDQDGNVIVTGATMDGLPVTAGAYDTTHNGEVDCYVAKFDGTDGSLLWCTYIGGTGRDEGNSILPLDNGDIVIAGNTRGGFTVPEGPYDTYNGGYYDVFIVCLSGDGTTLKGGMFLGGASTDELWERTRMAADADGNIYLTGQTFSNDFPATTGADDENLSGSSDAFVAKVSGDFQTIVYATYLGGSNIEVGKGLVIDDEGNAYVCGMTQSIDFPATPGAYDNEYAGEWDAFVAKLNNDGSDVVWATFLGGVLRDYAWDIAREENGKLVIAGKTHNADFPVTPGAYDETFNGPYDTGDIYVARLSANGSKLLAATFVGGKKGEIALGLARDADGNIWLSGETESHNFPLKGNAFQTDPKNKTPNCYIAAVNKNLSRLVFGSYLGGKGIDMEGHIAVGSDGNPVVSGNTYSTKFPVTEGAYQMDLPGFRSSFITKVQLPSKK, from the coding sequence ATGCTGTATCGAGGCCATTCTCTAACGATGATGTTCTGGACCGTGCTCGCGGTTTACGTTTCTCCAAGCGCACTCGCTGGAACTCCGTCGGAACTGGCGTGGTCAACGTATTTTGGCTCGCCGAACCATACGGAAACCTGGGACACCGCGGTTGACCAAGACGGCAACGTGATTGTCACAGGCGCGACCATGGACGGCCTGCCCGTGACCGCCGGGGCCTACGACACAACCCACAATGGGGAGGTCGATTGTTACGTCGCGAAGTTCGACGGGACCGATGGCTCGCTATTGTGGTGCACGTATATCGGCGGGACGGGGCGCGACGAAGGCAACAGCATCTTGCCGCTGGACAACGGCGACATCGTTATCGCCGGAAACACGCGGGGCGGCTTCACGGTGCCCGAGGGCCCATACGATACCTACAACGGCGGCTACTACGACGTGTTCATCGTATGTCTCAGCGGCGACGGCACGACGCTCAAGGGCGGCATGTTCCTGGGCGGAGCGAGCACGGACGAATTATGGGAACGCACGCGAATGGCGGCGGACGCGGACGGCAACATCTATCTGACCGGCCAGACATTCTCGAACGATTTTCCCGCAACGACCGGCGCCGACGACGAGAACCTCAGTGGGTCGAGCGACGCGTTTGTGGCAAAGGTGAGCGGTGATTTTCAGACCATCGTATACGCCACGTATCTCGGGGGGTCGAACATCGAGGTGGGCAAAGGCCTCGTCATCGACGACGAAGGCAATGCTTACGTTTGCGGTATGACCCAATCGATCGACTTTCCGGCAACGCCAGGCGCCTACGACAACGAATACGCCGGCGAGTGGGATGCGTTCGTCGCGAAGCTAAATAACGATGGGTCGGACGTGGTCTGGGCGACGTTTCTCGGCGGTGTCTTGCGCGACTATGCGTGGGACATCGCGCGGGAAGAGAACGGCAAGCTGGTGATCGCGGGCAAGACGCACAACGCCGACTTTCCGGTCACGCCAGGGGCGTATGACGAGACGTTCAACGGGCCATACGACACCGGCGACATCTATGTCGCGCGGCTGTCGGCAAACGGGAGCAAGCTGCTCGCAGCCACGTTCGTCGGCGGAAAGAAGGGCGAGATTGCGCTGGGCCTTGCGCGAGACGCGGACGGCAACATCTGGCTTTCGGGCGAGACAGAGTCGCACAATTTCCCGCTCAAAGGAAACGCGTTTCAAACCGATCCGAAGAACAAGACGCCGAACTGCTACATCGCGGCGGTGAACAAGAACCTGTCGAGGCTCGTGTTCGGCAGCTATCTCGGTGGAAAAGGGATCGACATGGAAGGGCATATCGCCGTCGGCAGCGACGGGAATCCGGTTGTGTCGGGGAACACTTACTCGACGAAGTTCCCCGTGACTGAGGGCGCATATCAAATGGACCTTCCGGGATTTCGGTCGTCGTTCATTACGAAAGTCCAATTGCCGTCCAAGAAATAG
- a CDS encoding bifunctional YncE family protein/alkaline phosphatase family protein → MGAFVLVCVACLAADGQPRFSGPIEGGYYLPNGWRITPLGKSIPTEDLILNIQPAPDGKAMIAEHGGYNPHGLVVIDTVTDEAVQRIPLASSWFGLAWRPDGTKLYVSGGNTKKDDNRAPIYEFEYKDGRLSEKPIRNLMETIDPKEIYWAGLAHHPQKDILYAASRTANNVVVFNTSTGEIVTRMKTEQTPCDLVLSKDGSRMYCSNWSSNSVSVIDTEKQEVVATIGVGDNPNDLLMHPDGRLFVCCANDNAVLVIDTATGRKTETIVTSLYPNAPEGSTPNSLALDSEGQTLYVANADNYNICVVEVEEAGESDVLGFVPTGWYPSAVAIGPDDSKLYIGNAKGDGSYSNIRGPHSPLPDGEEGKGTVKTLMKGSVNIVDIPANKGKLRQLTQQAYANCPYNDEMLALAKPNTGAPSVVPRRVGEGSKIKHVIYIIKENRTYDQVFGDMGKGNGDPRLTIYGRDITPNHHAIAEQFVLLDNLYCDAEVSVDGHQWSNAAYATDYTEKLWPAGYGGHSDSPRAPAMLPGAGYLWDQCARKGLTYRNYGEFASRQSEGEAMKAIDGVPNLAGHIAPHYGSWGMRDYDNAAEFIKEFDEYEKNFDSPDPEMRLPNLIVMALPEDHTRGTKPGEITPKASVASNDYGLGMIVDRVSHSKYWPELALFTIEDDAQDGPDHVDARRTIGIVVSPYVRRGTVDSTLYTTSAMLRTIELLLGLQPMSQFDAAATPMYASLGDAPDLTPYTHVKPNVDLEEKNVATAWGARESSEMDFSTYDLAPMFALNEILWKDAKGADSEMPLPIHRFYYASIAAESE, encoded by the coding sequence ATGGGTGCGTTCGTACTGGTGTGTGTGGCGTGTCTTGCCGCGGACGGCCAACCGCGGTTTTCCGGCCCTATCGAAGGCGGCTACTACCTGCCGAACGGTTGGCGCATCACCCCGCTGGGCAAATCGATTCCCACCGAGGATCTCATCCTGAACATTCAGCCCGCGCCGGACGGTAAGGCGATGATTGCCGAGCACGGCGGCTACAACCCGCACGGGCTTGTCGTGATTGATACGGTGACGGACGAGGCGGTTCAACGCATCCCGTTGGCGAGTTCGTGGTTCGGGCTCGCGTGGCGGCCCGACGGCACGAAACTCTACGTTTCGGGCGGAAACACAAAGAAGGACGACAACCGGGCGCCAATATACGAGTTCGAGTACAAGGACGGGCGATTATCGGAAAAGCCGATCCGAAATCTGATGGAGACCATCGATCCCAAGGAAATCTATTGGGCGGGTTTGGCGCACCATCCGCAGAAGGACATTCTCTACGCGGCGAGCCGCACGGCGAACAACGTCGTTGTGTTTAATACGTCGACCGGCGAAATCGTCACGCGAATGAAGACCGAACAAACGCCGTGCGATTTGGTGTTGTCGAAGGACGGATCGCGCATGTACTGCTCGAACTGGTCGAGCAACAGCGTAAGCGTCATCGATACGGAGAAGCAGGAGGTCGTCGCGACGATCGGCGTCGGCGACAATCCCAACGATTTGCTGATGCATCCGGATGGCCGCCTGTTCGTCTGCTGCGCGAACGACAACGCCGTTCTCGTGATCGACACCGCAACAGGAAGAAAGACCGAAACGATTGTCACGTCGCTCTATCCGAACGCGCCGGAAGGTTCGACGCCCAACTCGCTCGCGCTCGACTCCGAAGGCCAAACGCTTTACGTCGCCAACGCGGACAACTACAACATTTGCGTCGTCGAAGTCGAAGAAGCGGGTGAGAGCGACGTGCTGGGGTTTGTTCCGACGGGCTGGTATCCGTCCGCCGTAGCGATCGGCCCGGATGACTCAAAACTGTACATCGGCAACGCGAAGGGCGACGGCTCCTACTCGAACATCCGCGGGCCGCACAGTCCGCTCCCTGACGGCGAAGAGGGCAAGGGAACGGTGAAAACGCTCATGAAAGGGTCTGTGAACATTGTCGACATTCCCGCCAATAAGGGGAAGCTGCGCCAACTCACACAGCAGGCCTACGCGAACTGCCCGTACAACGACGAAATGCTGGCGTTGGCAAAGCCGAACACGGGCGCGCCGAGCGTGGTGCCGCGGCGGGTGGGCGAAGGCTCGAAGATCAAGCACGTCATTTACATCATCAAGGAAAACCGCACCTACGACCAAGTCTTCGGCGACATGGGTAAGGGCAACGGCGATCCGCGCCTGACGATCTACGGCCGCGACATCACGCCGAACCATCACGCCATCGCCGAGCAGTTCGTGCTGCTGGACAATCTGTATTGCGATGCCGAGGTGAGCGTAGACGGGCATCAGTGGTCGAACGCCGCGTACGCAACGGATTACACCGAGAAACTCTGGCCCGCGGGTTACGGCGGACACAGCGACTCGCCGCGCGCGCCTGCGATGCTTCCCGGCGCGGGCTACCTCTGGGACCAATGCGCCCGAAAAGGCCTGACGTATCGCAACTACGGCGAATTTGCGTCGCGCCAGAGCGAAGGCGAAGCGATGAAAGCCATTGACGGCGTACCGAACCTGGCCGGACACATCGCGCCCCATTACGGTTCGTGGGGGATGCGTGATTACGACAACGCGGCGGAATTCATCAAAGAATTCGATGAGTACGAAAAGAACTTCGACAGCCCGGACCCGGAGATGCGTTTGCCAAACCTCATTGTCATGGCGCTCCCCGAGGACCACACGCGCGGCACGAAGCCCGGCGAGATCACGCCAAAGGCGTCCGTCGCGAGCAACGACTACGGGTTGGGCATGATTGTTGACCGGGTCTCCCACAGCAAATACTGGCCGGAACTCGCGCTGTTCACGATCGAGGACGACGCACAGGACGGCCCCGATCACGTCGATGCGCGGCGGACCATCGGGATTGTAGTCAGCCCCTACGTGCGGCGTGGGACGGTCGATAGCACGCTCTACACGACGAGCGCGATGCTGCGCACGATCGAGCTCCTGCTCGGGCTGCAACCGATGAGCCAGTTCGACGCCGCAGCTACGCCCATGTACGCGTCGCTCGGCGACGCGCCCGACCTCACGCCCTACACGCACGTGAAGCCAAACGTCGATCTGGAAGAAAAGAATGTCGCAACCGCGTGGGGCGCCAGGGAATCGTCCGAAATGGACTTCTCCACCTACGATCTCGCGCCGATGTTCGCCCTCAACGAGATACTCTGGAAAGACGCCAAGGGCGCGGACTCCGAAATGCCGCTGCCCATTCACCGCTTCTACTACGCGAGCATCGCGGCGGAATCCGAGTAA
- a CDS encoding sulfatase-like hydrolase/transferase: MITLDTTRADRLGSYGYGLARTQAFDALANDGIVCTNAVTTAPITLPAHASIMTGLLPPAHGVRDNGAYTLDADHITLAEVLKQNGYATAAFVSAIVLSRRYNLSQGFDTYDDDLWAEDEPKLFMIRDRPAPRTAERAIHWLNDRVARSDAPFFLWVHFFDPHQPYESRYANRHLLPTAYDAEIAQADEGIHAIVESLRTANALDSTLIVVTADHGESLGEHGEKTHAIFVYDATVRVPLVLRYPALLPRGARYDGPVSCIDLFPTILSTIGATNVPANQGANLLPALRGDAPPPQLPQYSESLLSEVGFGMAPLYAVRHEGKKYIRAPKPELYDLAADPREAANRFIVPTPESQRLDATLQRLIDGSVPFRKTAPTNPMDAETLETLRALGYMATERQRDTVVGMDPKDGMALYAKLENARHAAQRRDYTASETLLREILDTNPNHISARNVLGLVLMRMGKYDDAAKEYLASLETDPSQARVLHMLGVLRVRQKRFDEARTFCRRAVEIAPNLVESMVILGFTAAQNGDNAEAELWYERALKADPTMPRAQLAFADLYFLREQYGDALAYYRKVLDTTPNHFAALLQAGLCAQRQSKPGEAIDLFQRAATLRPDSWIPPYNLACVSAQQGNLGDADRLLRASAKLAPDDTDLVEIARRDPDLAGLRADPRWEGLARELGLKQQAK; this comes from the coding sequence TTGATCACACTCGACACTACCCGCGCCGATCGGCTCGGCAGTTATGGATACGGTCTCGCTCGCACGCAGGCGTTTGACGCGTTGGCAAACGACGGCATCGTATGTACGAATGCCGTCACTACCGCGCCCATCACACTCCCCGCGCATGCCTCGATCATGACCGGGCTCTTGCCGCCGGCGCACGGCGTGCGCGACAACGGCGCCTATACGCTCGACGCCGACCACATCACGCTCGCCGAGGTGTTGAAACAGAATGGTTACGCTACGGCCGCGTTTGTGTCCGCCATCGTATTGAGTCGCCGCTACAATTTGTCGCAGGGGTTTGATACATATGACGACGACCTCTGGGCCGAGGACGAACCGAAGCTGTTCATGATCCGCGACCGCCCCGCGCCGCGCACCGCCGAACGCGCCATTCACTGGCTCAACGATCGCGTGGCACGATCGGATGCGCCGTTCTTTCTCTGGGTCCATTTCTTCGATCCGCACCAGCCCTACGAATCGCGGTATGCAAACCGCCATTTGCTGCCTACCGCGTACGATGCGGAAATCGCGCAGGCGGACGAAGGCATTCACGCCATCGTCGAATCGCTGCGCACCGCCAACGCGCTCGACTCCACACTCATCGTAGTCACCGCCGACCACGGCGAGAGCCTCGGTGAGCACGGCGAAAAGACACACGCCATCTTTGTGTACGACGCCACGGTGCGGGTCCCGCTTGTCTTGCGTTATCCGGCGTTGTTGCCGCGCGGTGCGCGGTATGACGGTCCGGTGAGCTGCATCGACCTCTTCCCGACGATCCTGTCCACAATCGGCGCAACGAACGTTCCCGCCAACCAAGGCGCGAACCTGCTGCCGGCGCTGCGCGGAGACGCCCCGCCGCCGCAGCTTCCGCAATATTCCGAGTCGCTCCTGTCGGAAGTCGGGTTCGGAATGGCGCCGCTCTATGCCGTACGCCATGAAGGGAAAAAATACATTCGCGCGCCCAAACCGGAACTGTACGACCTTGCCGCCGACCCGCGCGAAGCGGCGAACCGCTTCATTGTGCCCACGCCCGAGTCGCAACGCCTCGACGCGACACTGCAGCGGCTCATTGACGGTTCGGTCCCATTCCGGAAGACCGCGCCAACCAACCCCATGGACGCTGAGACGCTTGAGACCCTCCGTGCGCTGGGATACATGGCCACAGAACGCCAACGCGATACCGTTGTGGGCATGGACCCAAAGGACGGTATGGCGCTCTATGCAAAGCTTGAAAACGCGCGCCACGCCGCGCAACGGCGCGACTATACGGCAAGTGAAACGCTTCTGCGCGAAATTTTGGACACCAACCCCAATCACATTTCCGCGCGCAATGTGCTTGGCCTCGTCCTGATGCGCATGGGCAAATACGACGACGCGGCGAAGGAGTATCTGGCGTCGCTCGAAACCGATCCCTCCCAAGCGCGCGTGCTGCACATGCTGGGCGTCCTTCGCGTGAGACAGAAGAGGTTTGACGAGGCGCGCACGTTCTGCCGGCGCGCCGTCGAAATCGCGCCAAACCTCGTCGAGTCGATGGTCATACTCGGCTTCACCGCCGCACAGAATGGCGACAACGCCGAGGCCGAACTATGGTACGAGCGTGCGCTCAAGGCCGATCCCACGATGCCGCGCGCGCAACTCGCCTTCGCCGATTTGTACTTCCTGCGCGAGCAATATGGCGACGCATTGGCCTACTACCGCAAGGTGCTCGATACCACGCCGAACCATTTCGCCGCATTGCTGCAGGCGGGCCTATGCGCGCAACGCCAATCGAAACCCGGCGAAGCAATCGACCTGTTTCAACGGGCCGCGACGCTCCGTCCCGATTCCTGGATTCCACCGTACAACCTCGCCTGCGTTAGCGCGCAGCAAGGAAATCTCGGCGACGCAGACCGCCTGCTCCGCGCCTCCGCCAAGCTCGCCCCCGATGACACCGATCTCGTCGAAATTGCGCGGCGCGACCCGGACCTCGCGGGCCTCCGCGCGGACCCGCGGTGGGAAGGCCTCGCGCGCGAACTGGGCCTCAAGCAACAAGCCAAGTAG
- a CDS encoding alpha-mannosidase, with amino-acid sequence MPFFDVERKIEAAQLRVRIKEIGETIYSQRQPIGKIEYCVTGKRRGPERQPVKGWKQFAIGQRWGGYDQTTWFRMRAVVPESMKGGRVVALINTTTRPYVHGAPDMIEGGEALAYVNGAPMQGLDRNHDEIFLVEKAKGGERFEIALEATPSTRHDHYHHFAYADIAVMNAQVWDFYWDSVVALKVWEQLEMNSTTARHFIALLDESIYMVDLQHKGSPQYFESITKAQRYLRKGLKRFEKSTGQGKLILAGHSHIDTAWLWPLRETRRKCGRTFSTVLGLMDRYPEFHFSCSQPIQYDWIKTHYPELFARIKTRVKEGRWELCGAPWVEPDHNMPCGEALIRQYLYGNRWFEREFGKRSHIAWVPDSFGYTWSLPQIMRKVGLTAFVTTKIDWSQFTQFPYNMFHWEGVDGTRIFAVMPPMNYNGNPVPKDLIAQWTQFKQKEFAEEIPFAFGWGDGGGGPTMNMIEHGRRLKNVVGVPRCEFGRLEDSVDRMEKQASKFTLPVYNGELYLELHRACQTTQARAKRYNRKCETALHDAEFFAALAHRNGAKYDHAKLWEAWKPVLTNQFHDILPGSSITEVYEQTDHDYAQALNIASAVQSEAIETIARRIDTAGEGEPIIVFNTLSWVRDGVVTVEMPRKSAAVSVVSPCGGVVPHQWVGKNTLLFEAQGVPPLGWAVYRIVPRTIPASRSGLLKANATGMENDFFAVEIDLYGRITQIYDKKEGRDVLPKGKRANVLQLFDDRPHLHDAWDFDHNYERTMWEPKAAERIEVVERGPVRAIVRVVRKTERSTIVQDITMYARSPRIDFVTKVDWREKHVLMKVAFPVDVRASNATYEIQYGTIDRPTHHNTAFDRGRYENTALRWVDLSEGNYGVTLLNDCKYGHDVKENVLRMSLLRSSTDPDPDADQGSHEFTYSLYPHPGDWRNGAVLHGLELNTPFVVYQSKNSRGTMPSVHSLVAVDAANVVIDWVKKHEDSDAIIFRLYEAHGHRGPVTLTFSEKPRKIYECDLMEENDRAVRFAGNSIELYITPYEIRTIKLFF; translated from the coding sequence ATGCCTTTTTTTGATGTGGAACGGAAGATCGAGGCGGCGCAACTGCGCGTGCGAATAAAGGAAATCGGCGAGACAATCTACAGCCAGCGGCAGCCGATCGGGAAGATCGAGTATTGCGTGACGGGGAAACGACGCGGACCTGAACGCCAGCCCGTGAAGGGATGGAAACAGTTTGCCATCGGGCAACGCTGGGGAGGGTACGACCAGACGACGTGGTTCCGCATGCGTGCAGTCGTGCCCGAGTCGATGAAGGGCGGGCGAGTGGTCGCGCTGATCAATACGACCACGCGCCCGTACGTGCACGGCGCTCCGGACATGATCGAGGGCGGCGAGGCGCTCGCGTACGTCAACGGGGCTCCGATGCAGGGACTCGACCGCAATCACGACGAAATCTTCCTCGTCGAAAAGGCGAAGGGGGGAGAGCGGTTTGAGATCGCGCTCGAAGCGACACCAAGCACGCGACACGACCACTATCACCATTTTGCCTACGCCGACATCGCCGTAATGAACGCACAGGTGTGGGATTTTTACTGGGACAGCGTCGTTGCGCTGAAAGTGTGGGAACAGTTGGAAATGAATTCCACCACGGCGCGGCATTTCATAGCGTTGTTGGACGAGTCGATCTACATGGTCGATCTTCAGCACAAGGGGTCGCCGCAATACTTTGAATCGATTACGAAGGCGCAGCGGTACCTGCGCAAAGGCCTGAAGCGGTTCGAGAAGAGCACCGGCCAGGGCAAACTCATCCTCGCGGGGCATTCGCACATCGACACTGCGTGGCTGTGGCCCTTGCGCGAGACGCGCAGGAAATGCGGACGCACGTTCTCCACCGTTCTTGGCCTGATGGATCGGTACCCCGAATTCCACTTCTCGTGCAGCCAGCCGATCCAGTACGACTGGATCAAGACGCATTATCCCGAGTTGTTTGCGCGCATCAAAACGCGCGTGAAGGAGGGGCGGTGGGAGTTGTGCGGAGCGCCGTGGGTTGAGCCGGACCACAACATGCCCTGCGGCGAGGCCTTGATTCGGCAGTACCTTTACGGCAACCGCTGGTTCGAGCGTGAGTTTGGGAAGCGCTCGCACATCGCGTGGGTGCCGGATTCGTTCGGATACACGTGGTCGCTGCCGCAGATTATGCGCAAAGTGGGGTTGACCGCGTTCGTGACGACCAAGATCGACTGGTCGCAGTTCACGCAGTTTCCCTACAACATGTTTCATTGGGAGGGCGTGGATGGCACGCGCATTTTCGCGGTAATGCCGCCGATGAACTACAACGGGAATCCCGTGCCGAAGGACCTGATTGCACAGTGGACACAGTTCAAGCAGAAGGAATTCGCGGAGGAGATTCCGTTCGCGTTCGGATGGGGCGATGGCGGCGGCGGACCCACGATGAACATGATCGAACACGGCCGGCGGTTGAAGAATGTCGTTGGTGTGCCGCGGTGCGAATTTGGCCGGCTCGAAGACAGCGTTGACCGCATGGAGAAGCAGGCGTCGAAGTTTACGTTGCCGGTGTACAACGGCGAGCTGTATCTCGAGTTGCATCGCGCGTGCCAGACAACCCAGGCGCGCGCGAAACGCTACAACCGAAAATGCGAAACCGCCCTGCACGATGCCGAGTTTTTCGCGGCGTTGGCGCACCGGAACGGTGCGAAGTACGACCACGCGAAGCTGTGGGAAGCGTGGAAACCCGTGCTGACCAATCAGTTTCACGACATCCTGCCGGGGTCGTCGATCACGGAGGTGTACGAACAGACCGACCACGACTACGCCCAGGCGCTGAACATTGCCTCCGCGGTTCAGTCCGAAGCGATAGAGACCATCGCGAGGCGAATCGATACCGCAGGAGAAGGTGAGCCGATCATCGTGTTCAACACGTTGAGTTGGGTCCGGGACGGCGTGGTGACTGTCGAGATGCCGAGGAAATCGGCCGCCGTGTCGGTCGTGTCCCCCTGTGGCGGCGTCGTTCCCCATCAGTGGGTTGGAAAGAACACACTTCTGTTCGAAGCCCAAGGCGTTCCTCCCTTGGGTTGGGCAGTGTATCGCATTGTGCCGCGTACAATTCCGGCATCGCGCTCTGGATTGTTGAAGGCCAATGCGACCGGTATGGAGAACGATTTCTTTGCGGTGGAGATCGATCTGTACGGACGCATCACACAGATCTACGACAAGAAGGAGGGGCGCGATGTGTTGCCGAAGGGCAAACGCGCGAACGTGTTGCAGTTGTTCGACGATCGGCCGCACCTGCACGATGCGTGGGACTTTGATCACAACTACGAGCGGACAATGTGGGAACCAAAAGCCGCGGAACGCATCGAGGTGGTCGAACGCGGCCCGGTGCGGGCGATCGTGCGCGTGGTGCGCAAGACCGAACGCAGCACGATTGTCCAGGACATCACGATGTACGCACGGTCGCCACGCATCGATTTCGTCACCAAGGTAGACTGGCGCGAAAAACATGTTCTAATGAAGGTGGCGTTTCCCGTTGACGTGCGCGCGTCGAATGCGACGTATGAAATTCAATATGGGACCATCGATCGACCGACGCATCACAATACGGCGTTCGACCGCGGACGCTACGAGAATACGGCGTTGCGCTGGGTGGACTTGTCCGAAGGGAACTACGGCGTGACGCTGCTGAACGACTGCAAGTACGGGCACGATGTGAAGGAAAACGTGCTGCGCATGTCGCTATTGCGGTCGTCGACCGATCCCGACCCGGATGCGGACCAGGGCAGCCACGAGTTTACGTATTCGTTGTATCCGCACCCGGGCGACTGGCGCAACGGCGCCGTGCTGCACGGGCTGGAACTCAATACACCGTTTGTTGTCTATCAATCGAAAAATTCACGCGGCACCATGCCTTCAGTGCATTCATTGGTGGCTGTTGACGCCGCAAACGTTGTTATAGATTGGGTAAAGAAACACGAAGATTCGGATGCGATTATCTTTCGGCTCTACGAAGCGCACGGCCACCGCGGCCCGGTGACGCTTACGTTCAGCGAGAAACCGCGCAAAATCTACGAGTGCGATTTGATGGAAGAGAACGACAGGGCGGTGCGCTTCGCGGGGAATTCGATTGAACTTTACATAACACCTTACGAGATAAGAACGATTAAACTCTTTTTTTGA